In Deltaproteobacteria bacterium, a single window of DNA contains:
- a CDS encoding EAL domain-containing protein: MSDIDRIIAEKTMRLQADMAKKGRHLSFSINLSAKDLEDEKLLFFIHSKIIETGAHPNYLIFEVTETAAVHDINRVVKFISAMKGLGCRFALDDFGVGFTSFLYLQQMQVDYIKIDGAFVRRMNENTNDQLFVRAMTGVAKGLGIKTIAEFVENEEILNMLKEFGVDYAQGYAVGKPRPELLDR, from the coding sequence ATCAGTGATATAGACAGGATTATTGCGGAAAAGACCATGAGATTGCAGGCAGATATGGCGAAAAAAGGCAGGCATCTGTCCTTTAGCATAAATCTTTCAGCAAAGGATCTTGAGGATGAAAAACTCCTCTTTTTTATCCACTCTAAAATCATAGAAACAGGCGCCCATCCAAACTATCTTATCTTTGAAGTAACAGAGACAGCAGCAGTGCATGATATAAACAGGGTGGTCAAATTTATAAGTGCCATGAAGGGATTGGGGTGCCGTTTTGCTTTGGATGATTTCGGCGTAGGTTTTACATCCTTTCTCTATTTACAGCAGATGCAGGTGGACTATATCAAGATAGATGGTGCGTTTGTCAGACGAATGAATGAGAACACAAATGACCAACTCTTTGTAAGGGCAATGACAGGTGTTGCAAAGGGGCTCGGCATCAAAACTATAGCAGAATTTGTAGAAAATGAGGAAATATTAAATATGCTAAAAGAGTTTGGTGTGGATTATGCGCAGGGGTATGCAGTGGGCAAACCGAGACCGGAATTGCTGGATAGGTAA